From the Gramella sp. Hel_I_59 genome, one window contains:
- a CDS encoding outer membrane beta-barrel protein, with the protein MLRTLIVLLFLFLSTQTFAQRRGGHFEIGPMFNLEYSTIYVNTGELVITNTGEVKEEWKDSGYDTNFSGGVYGMYYFESRIALGAELYYDKIMSTDFESENYYTSITFLPFINLNFIESVENLYFGAGGGVSFIQEIPEYGPEVDPEDIREITIPLKLSASYRFKNRITFETGVHGEILGVVKDLARRNSFFVGVKIPINRILTDARYL; encoded by the coding sequence ATGCTACGAACTCTAATCGTACTTCTCTTTTTATTTTTATCTACTCAAACTTTTGCTCAAAGACGCGGCGGACATTTTGAGATAGGACCAATGTTTAATCTTGAATATTCAACTATTTATGTAAATACCGGTGAACTTGTCATAACCAATACCGGCGAAGTGAAAGAGGAATGGAAAGATTCAGGATATGATACTAATTTTTCTGGAGGAGTATATGGAATGTATTATTTCGAATCTAGAATCGCTTTGGGAGCAGAATTGTATTACGATAAAATAATGTCGACTGACTTTGAAAGTGAGAATTATTACACTTCTATTACATTTCTCCCTTTTATAAATTTAAATTTTATCGAAAGTGTTGAAAATCTATATTTTGGAGCTGGTGGCGGAGTTTCATTTATACAAGAAATCCCAGAATATGGGCCTGAGGTAGATCCTGAAGATATTAGGGAAATAACAATACCGCTAAAACTTTCAGCAAGTTATAGATTTAAGAATAGAATCACCTTTGAAACCGGAGTCCATGGAGAAATATTGGGAGTAGTGAAAGATCTCGCAAGAAGAAATTCATTCTTCGTAGGAGTGAAAATTCCGATAAATCGAATTCTCACTGATGCCAGATATCTTTAA
- a CDS encoding glycoside hydrolase family 97 protein, whose protein sequence is MIKTSIFSLLFLLVSGLTIAQNLSSPNAELKMNFSLTDAGEPTYELTYKGKSVIKPSKLGLALKDSEDLLENFEVENSSETSFDNTWKPVWGETKEIRNNYNQLQVELIQKDTDRKLILNFRMFNDGLGFRYEFPEQKNLTYFVIEEEHSQFAMAGDHTAFWLPGDYDSQEYDYTTSKLSEISSKFDTAVTGNASQEQFSNTGVQTSLMMKSKDGLYINLHEAALVDYSLMNLNLDEENLVFESWLTPDAVGNKGYIQTPAVSPWRTIMVSDEATEILASNMNLNLNEPNKLKDTSWIKPVKYIGVWWEMITGKSSWAYTDELPSVQLGKTDYSKTTPNGKHAANTEHVKEYIDFAAEHGFDAVLVEGWNEGWEDWFGKSKDYVFDFVTPYPDFDVEAIHEYAQSKGVKMMMHHETSGAIRNYERHMDTAYQFMNKYDYPAVKSGYVGDIIPRGEHHYGQWAINHFLYAVTKAADYKIMVNAHEAVRPTGLRRTYPNLIGNESARGTEFQAFGGSKPNHVTVLPFTRLIGGPMDYTPGIFEMDISKLNPDNNSHVNSTLANQLAMYVTMYSPLQMAADLPENYMRFPDAFQFIKDVALDWDESEYLEAEPGKYITVARKAKGTSNWFVGNVNGEEMRTSKIEFDFLDKDKTYIATIYADAADAHYKTNPQAYETKKYRVNSKSSLSQQSAPGGGFAISIMEAEKSEVKDLKKL, encoded by the coding sequence ATGATTAAAACTTCAATTTTCTCTCTATTATTCCTTCTGGTATCGGGTTTAACTATTGCCCAGAACCTAAGTTCTCCAAATGCTGAACTTAAGATGAACTTTAGCCTAACCGATGCAGGTGAGCCAACCTACGAATTAACGTATAAAGGTAAGTCTGTAATCAAACCAAGCAAGCTTGGTCTTGCCTTGAAAGATTCAGAAGATCTGCTTGAGAATTTTGAAGTAGAGAATAGCAGTGAGACCAGCTTCGATAATACCTGGAAGCCAGTTTGGGGAGAAACTAAGGAAATAAGAAACAACTATAATCAGCTTCAGGTTGAACTAATTCAGAAAGACACAGATCGTAAATTGATCCTGAACTTCAGAATGTTCAATGATGGTCTTGGGTTTCGATATGAATTTCCGGAGCAAAAGAATCTAACCTATTTTGTGATTGAAGAGGAGCATTCTCAATTCGCAATGGCCGGAGATCATACCGCATTCTGGCTGCCTGGCGATTATGATTCTCAGGAGTATGATTATACCACATCAAAACTTTCAGAGATTAGTTCAAAATTTGATACGGCGGTTACCGGGAACGCTTCTCAGGAGCAGTTTTCTAACACAGGAGTGCAGACGTCACTTATGATGAAATCTAAGGACGGTTTATATATTAATTTGCACGAAGCTGCGCTGGTAGATTATTCGCTAATGAACCTGAATCTTGATGAAGAAAATCTAGTTTTTGAATCCTGGTTAACTCCAGATGCAGTTGGAAATAAAGGATATATACAGACTCCGGCAGTTTCTCCATGGAGAACCATCATGGTAAGTGACGAGGCAACAGAGATCCTGGCATCCAATATGAACCTGAACCTTAATGAACCAAATAAACTGAAAGATACCAGCTGGATCAAGCCAGTAAAATATATTGGGGTATGGTGGGAGATGATCACAGGTAAAAGCTCCTGGGCGTATACAGATGAATTACCTTCAGTACAACTCGGGAAAACCGACTATTCCAAAACAACCCCAAATGGTAAACATGCTGCCAATACAGAGCATGTGAAGGAATATATAGATTTCGCCGCAGAGCATGGTTTTGATGCCGTTCTTGTGGAAGGCTGGAACGAAGGTTGGGAAGATTGGTTCGGGAAATCGAAAGATTATGTATTTGATTTTGTGACTCCGTATCCAGATTTTGATGTGGAGGCAATTCATGAGTACGCACAAAGTAAAGGTGTGAAAATGATGATGCACCATGAGACTTCCGGAGCGATCAGGAACTATGAACGTCATATGGATACTGCCTACCAGTTCATGAATAAGTATGATTACCCTGCTGTAAAAAGCGGTTATGTTGGAGATATCATTCCGCGTGGTGAACATCACTACGGGCAGTGGGCGATCAACCATTTTTTATATGCAGTAACCAAAGCTGCAGATTATAAGATCATGGTGAATGCTCACGAAGCGGTAAGACCAACGGGATTGAGAAGAACCTATCCAAACCTTATTGGTAATGAATCTGCTCGTGGGACAGAATTCCAGGCCTTTGGAGGTTCTAAACCAAATCATGTGACCGTATTACCATTTACAAGACTCATTGGCGGACCTATGGATTATACTCCCGGAATCTTTGAAATGGATATTTCTAAGCTGAATCCAGATAACAATTCCCATGTAAATAGTACGCTGGCCAATCAACTTGCAATGTATGTAACGATGTACAGCCCATTGCAAATGGCTGCTGATCTTCCGGAAAATTATATGAGATTCCCGGATGCTTTTCAGTTCATTAAAGATGTAGCGCTCGATTGGGATGAGAGTGAATACCTGGAAGCGGAACCTGGTAAATATATCACTGTTGCCAGAAAAGCAAAGGGAACAAGTAACTGGTTCGTTGGAAACGTGAATGGAGAGGAAATGCGGACTTCAAAAATTGAATTTGACTTCCTGGATAAAGATAAAACGTACATCGCAACGATCTATGCTGATGCTGCAGATGCTCATTACAAGACGAATCCTCAGGCCTATGAGACCAAAAAGTATAGAGTGAATAGCAAATCCAGCTTGTCGCAGCAATCTGCTCCGGGTGGTGGTTTTGCGATAAGCATTATGGAAGCCGAAAAATCTGAAGTAAAAGATCTTAAAAAGCTATAA